aaacacaaaaacaaaaagcataagcatagctcaaaaacaaaaacaaaaagcaaaacaaaaaaaaaagaacacgcggggccctcgggcccgcgcacctttaaaaaactagttatatagactagttttttaaaggtgcagcgggcccgagggccccgcggtgttctttttttttttgttttgcttttgtgctttgcttatgcttttgctttttgtttttggttttgagctatgcttttttgtttttgtcctttgcttgtttgatttattgctttgcttatTTGCTTTTTTggtttagcctttgcgtgcttgggagcactctctgcccgcagctcggcctgcggcctcgcgtgcttgggagcctgtcagacacgctccgggccttcggccctccgcgtagttactgtgggtgttgtagggaagttggagcttaaacacgacccaatagtaaaagtgtcttgagaagctcacgacgggcctgcggcctgcggcctccggcccgtcgtttcgcttctttaagacacttttactattgggtcgtgtttaagctccaacttcccggtccgccggcgagccgatcagggacgctccgggccttcggccctacgcggagctcggccttcggccttcgcttggtttcgaagctccgcgtcgggccttcggcccgccgcttcgcttatttagataccttttgttattgttttgcttgggagcacagtctgtacgcagctcggcctgcggccttcgcgtgcttgggagcactctgcccgcagctcggcctgcggccttcgcgtgcttggaagcctctcaggcacgctccgcgtagttactgtgagatttgtaggtaagttggagcttaaacacgacccaatattaaaagtgtcttgagacgctcacgacgggcctgcggcctgcggcctccggcccgtcgtttcgcttctctaagacacttttactattgggtcgtgtttaaactccaacttcccggtccgccggcgagccgatcagggacgctccgggccttcggccctacgcggagctcggccttcggccttcgctgggtttcgaagctccgcgtcgggcctttggcccgccgcttcgcttatttagatactttttgttattgttttcttgggagcacagtctgcacgcagctcggcctgcggccttcgcgttcttgggagcactctgcccgcagctcggcctgcggccttcgcgtacttgggagcctgtcagacacgctccgggccttcggccctccgcgtagttactgtggggattgtaggatttgtagggaagttggacctccggcctgcggcctccggcccgccgcgtcgctttttagacacttttacttatattttcttgcttgggagcactatctgtacgcagctcggaacttggaccggagcaatgaccgtcgggctgtagaacgctccctcaggctggtagggaaatttgactttgtcccctctcgccgctgtttttgacttttccaaaaaatttttttttctcatttctatttttggcccccgctcttaccacgtgccaaatttgaacgcgctcggaccgaaaataaaaaaaaatttcaaagtcggccattttgaaattttgtaaatgccattcgatggacctcagataactgtacaacattagtttaagcactattaacctttttcctaccgttacgaagctatggggatttaaaaaaaacctccatacaaactggtagggaaatttgactttgtcccctctcgccaccgtttttgacttttccaaaatttttttttctcatttctatttttggcccccgttcttaccacgtgccaaatttgaacgcgctcggaccgaaaataaaaaaaaaaaatttcaaagtcggccattttgaaattttgtaaatgccattcgatggacctcagataactgtacaacattagttcaagcactattaaccttttccctaccgttacggagctatggggatttaaaaaaaggacctccatacaaatttcaattggccttcaaagggcgccattttgaatttttcaaaattttctttttgtatactaatcttggggtggctgtctacccgtgtgcaaaatttcagcgcgctcggaccattttgaaatttttcaaaaaaaaaagtcggccattttgatttttttttaatgccattcgatggacctcgggtgactgtataacatttgtttgagcacttttcacttctttgtaccgttacggagctatggtaattaaaagaaaaacctccattcaaatttcaattggccctcaaaggccgccattttgaatttttcaaaattatctttttgaatactaatcttagcgcgaccgtccacccgtgtgccaaatctcagcgcgctaggaccattttgaaaattttcaaaaaaaaaagtcggccattttgattttttttttaatgcaacttttttctactcggatacctgtatgacatttggtcgagcaccccccggttatctcttacggtttaaaagttgccatacaaaataaaagtggccaggtttcccacatttgtagcatttttcaatttttttttatttcattcgaatcagggccgcttggagattctacgaccaaaatttgagctctctacgataaatttgaaaaattgacaaaaaaaaaagtcggccattttgaaaaaaaaatggcggcgtcaaaaactgcccagggctctctatgacatttggtcgaacactccccggctaactccagccgtttggccaggccgtccgacatttttttacccggaaccggtagaccgacggcctgatctatccggggtcgcaggaccaaactctatacgaccacatcaaacactgccacccgcaaaaaccccctctgcctattttttgaaaaatgtcagtcgggttgtagctttatattatatagatagatatacatagaaaacatccatgactcaggaacaaatatctgtgctcatcacacaaataaatgcccttaccgggattcgaacccaggaccgcggctcaacaggcagggtcactaccgactgagccagaccggtcataggttcatagttcatatcaccATTTGTGATACACCGTGTAAAAACACGaattattgaattccgttaactttaagcgAAAAGCGACGGGAATatttaattcccatagaaaatttgaatttcacgCATTTTTTTGGTGGcaatgccaagatttggttgacttTCTATATAATTAATATCTGTAAAGTAGCGTCTTAACGATTAGTCTCTTACGGTTatggaattattattattattattatttgtctgtcttttccatatctcgggaccatggggtcccggacctttgggaggcatgcgtggggccgaagccaacagcacagaggcccttttagacattttaatctaaaggcaagggatacacgtggcggataccatccccgagcgcacaatatgatacaaccggagatggtccccgccaggtgcaaagactattgcagtgcagcacttttgtgctgcgatgggagctaaggtcatgggttattgttttgaaagttggatgaactggttaaagggctatgggaggagactatcggacacctgccgtgacaattagtctcacaattgtaaaaggcaggtggtgactcgccaactcattgagtgggccctgcaaaacggccgcacgcacggtgcgacaacagagcaacacttgagagtggctaaaaggttgtcgagaggtgagtctgcggtagcttggttcctggtgttccattcagcaggccgccggcgttatgacattttacacttccaacctggagcataggtcccgctcttgcgaatccactctggccggccggttaaggcaagtgcagaggcgagggctagatggaagtgccctctggaataggggtccgcggtgtcgccactcaccgtcagctcgccacaagctgcccccgcgggctattattattattatttagcttTGTTCTCACACATcccatatttattttgttatattagaggtattttgtttattatatattgATGTGTGATCCCTTGAgggtaaaagcctcctccaTCTTCTTCCATTTGATTTTGTTTTCCGCAATATGCTCCCAATTATTTCCTGCGATTTCTGTGATGTCATCGTTCCATCTTTTTCTTTGTTTCCCTCTGTTTCTTTTTCCAAGAGGACCTTTCCATTTGGTTGCCAGAACAGTCCACCTATTATCTTTGTACctggaatattaaaaaaaagtaaatcttaTTACTGTACACGCATGTGATATCCTTTACTAATttctattattatttgtttgtaccGTCAGAAACGACACTAACTTTAATGTCTTTTATCTCTGTCGATAAAATCTCAAGCTTTCCTTACCCACATCCATATATCGCAATGCAAGTAAGTCACAGTCGGATGTTCATCCCCAGAGCGCATTCGGCAGGGCTAATGTACGAGTAATAGTCGAAACTTTAGTGAAGGTAATATCTCACATGCCGGATGGTTGTAGGTGGCCCAAGTGGGAGAAAATCgcatatacacacacacacacacacacacacacacacacctgcgTAAGTTAATGAAACATATTTCAGTCAAGGAcacttttgttatttttcgcTTACTCATCTGCTAAATGCGAGTGTGACGACCtatcaacaataaataaaagcGGAGGTGTTCAAGCCAATTTAACTCAGAATGTCGGGAAAGTGCCGTTGCATAGCCACACTGACTAATGCCAAgcataggctccccacagacagtcttaaaaattcataatcttaaaaaaaacttgtatgcaatctgggCCGTGTTTtataaagttacaagttacaggtTACAAGTGTACAGGCTACAGGTACCTGTAATGCACTGTGCACGATTACAGGTGTTTTATAAATACACACAAAAGTTTACAATTGTAATGGACCACGGTAAATCTCGATTACAAGTGACATCTACAGGTGTGGCGGAcatcactatttaaaaaaaaaacatctgtcATAAAAACTCGTTCTACTGTCGGGACTTTGAAGCTTtgtctgtttatttaaaaagtttaatttaatttattgcatCTTTATTGGAACTATGGCCAGAAATGAAGCCAAAATTGAGTAGTTGAGAGCGGTTTTCAGTAGTAAAGAAGTACTTTTCGGGCCGTTTATTATTTATAGCCTTAACAACGCCATGGACAGCTTAATTTGCACACACTTGACTTGGTATTGGCAGCCAGTTCCGAGCCAGTGCAAGGCAACGCAGAGCTGCAACTTCGAGCTAATTGCGTGATTGGTGTAGGTCGGGGACTCCAAGGAATCTCCAATCTCGGCAAGCATGTTCTCCATTTGCGTGGAGTTCATTCTAAATCGTTCGTTGAACTCGTACGGCGTCCGAAAGTCCAAATTTGTTCGAGACCGAAACAACCTAGGTCGACGCTGTCGCGGTATCTCGTCATCTGAAGAATCGGATGAAGAATCTCTCAAGAGACGGATCATTTTATTAACACTGTTGAATGAAATAACCGAGAAAACTGAACAACTTAGATGCCGTTACAGGACTCAAGACCCCTGTAAGTTTTTGTTACAAGTGTACCAACCTACACTtgtaatttacaatatttttataaaacgcCTGTTCGATTATgagtttaaaactattaaactcCCATATTTTTGTCTTTGGTTAAGCTACAGGCACTTGTTCCTGTAACCTGTAAAATTGTAACACAGTATACTTTTATAAAACGCAAATTGTAAAAAACGGGGCAAGTGTTGCCAGAAAACGCCTGtaaacttgtaacttgtaagtttATAAAACAGGGccctgacagttcaaactgacactgacaagacactgacagatctgaactgtcaaattgcatacaagttttttttaagattatgaatttttaaggctccccacagacagtcttaaaaattcataatcttaaaaaaaacttgtatgcaatctgacagttcaaactgacactgacaagacactgacagatctgtcagtgtcaattgcatacaaattttttttaagattatgaatttttaagactgtctgtgaggagcctaagactgtctgtggggagccataGACAAGTTGGCGTTTGATATATTAGCGTTTATGAAGTCTGCTATTCAATAAAAACTGATTCAGAAAATGCTCTTCAAAGGTTTATTTGCAATTAACAAGAATTACGAAAATGTGATATTTCaaatgtaataatataaatatattaaattgataaaaccatgttcattaaaattttcatctatgttggtcatttttttttatcttatagaaaaaaaaaatgtttattttttaatgttatctGTGTTATATGTCAAAAGTCCAACGTTTTCtgggatttgatttattttgatgtgttttCAATGTTCCTGTGTAATATCGTGTTATTCCTtgtgtttttgttatttattcattatgtCCGATGTACACGAGATTATTGACTACATAAAGTCACTGAAAAAAGGCTTCGATAAAGATTTGTTTCAAAGTAAGATCGATGAATTGGCTCATGCAGTTGACACAGTTGGACTGGAATATGAAGATTTTCATAAACTGTTCATATTTTGGTTAAATTTAACAATACGTAAGTAACTATTTTATATACTCGCTATTATTGAAGAATATCGGTCCATAACAACTTACATATTTTATCAAAGTAAAGTGCATTTAGATACTCAAGTATTTACTGTAATATATAAATCAATCAATTGAGGACTTAGTGGTTCTAGTTTAATTATTTGGTTGTGTAGTGTCTTTAACACCAATAACAGAGTAAATTGTAAATTTCAGCCATCACAAAATGGACCAGCATTGGTGTTTGTCTTGTACCTCAGAACAGTGTGACCGAGCAAACAGTGGACTATGCTCTGCGATGGCTGTTGGCTAATGCACAAAATCAGACCAACTTCACTAGGATTGCTTTCCTTCTGGACTGGTTAACAGGTAACTTCTGGTTTTTACTGTGGTTCATTTGTTGTTGTTgaatgtcctaaggcacccctttggtgcatagggcctccacaagatcctgcCACgactttctatcttgagccaccaccTTGTCCTTGTTCCAGTGGTTCATTTACTAACTGTTAAAAATATGCTACATAGCTTAGCTTgatcaaattatatttttttagctGTGACACACCACGTTTTTAGTGTTAAAAGGAGTATTATGTGTATAAAATGTCTCTCGTAGCCCTCATAGGATTACTGAGTAAGTTTCACCAGAGTATAAACATTAAGTCATAATACTTTGCCATAATAATCTTGATAATTGGTCTGGTGCATAGTGAGCCTGCATGttaagctgcggtcctgggaTTAAATcctggcatttatttgtgtgatgagcagacatcggattccgtggggcgaaacttcttgacagctagggacttcctatatcgataaactcatttatcgatactagttctaaatactagtgaccacacaaaggtttgcttagaaaatatttttttattaaaagagtatgcgcatgtgacactgtttgagttgcaggcgtccataggatacggtaaccgctttccaccgcaccggaccgtatgcttggttgccaccgacgtagtataaaaaaaacattatataataagaactcaattttcttcttcttttttgaaaacgtttttaaaagtttactcgtcacaatttatttcaacgctatttattttagatgctatgtatgaatttcatactggtcttcagaacattagttacaaaaaacacacacaatgttgggggctgtcactagtatatagaactagtatcgataaatgagtttatcaaTATAGGAAGTCCCaagctgtcaagaagtttcgccccatggaatccgatgtctggtgatgagcatagatatttatttgttactgagtcacgggtgttttctatgaatatatttcgtcactactatGTAAAAATCTTGTATCTCAACCTGCTACTCAAAGTTGAAAAGGAAGAAAGCAAAGTTGAAGTTGAAGTActgtcagctgcagagaaaagttaTACCCCCCTACAtagaaatttgtatgcaagTGGGTATCCTTtactctgcagctgactgtacatcttttcattgacagaagatacaaaattttttcaaaatagtgaTGATTTGCTTATTACATATTTTGTTGTCTGAGTGCTCACAAGACAACCCTTCTTGACTCATATgtgagactcagtcaatctCTGTAAGAACATCctatactatttattattataaatgtgatTTCAATACATTTCCAGTTGCTATGGATTGTGAGTCTGTTGACATTACTGCTCTAGACTGTGGAtatgaagtttttttttctttcctcACCTATGAAGTgcttgtaagtttatttttaatttttcagtcAAGTTTTTGTTAATctcaataaattatttcaacTAGAAATTTTATTTTGCCATCATCAGTCATAGTTTATCGTTGAATAAATTATCTTTCAttgaacatttaaaaaaagaaacacTTTTTTCTAGGCTGCCCATGTGTTGAAATTGGTATACACACTTACAAAGCCAACAGATGTCACTAGAATGAGAGTATTGGAGCTCTTTGACTATGCCAAGAAGAGAGAAAGTAAAAAGGTATGTACTCGTAACAACAAGTTTATTAAACACTCATCCATTTTACTAACTACTGTTGTGCATTTCTGAAGTTTGACCTGTATTTTACTAATATATGACAATGTCTAGTTTTGGGATAAAAATGCCAAACCAAACATGAATTTTGAACTGCTATGATATCAGCATTTGAACACAGAAGCTCCCTGTCATGTGTCCATCAACCTACATACATTCagcggggtaggcagagcacatgaaactgtatGCCCACTGAAACTGTCAACCCTTGATTGTTCATTTTTCAGAGCATGTGTCGACAACTGCAAGTGTTACTAGGCTTGTTCAAGTCCTACAAGCCCGAGTGTGTGCCAGAAGACATCCCTGCTGTCCCCATCCATACCACCTTCAAGAGCAACATCACCCTACTGACTAGGTTTAAGAAATGGCAGGTAACTAGAAATTATTGCAataattttttaaacgtatAAGATCAGCAATTCCCAAAAAGTTTGTAcctacatttggatcacgtctttgattttgataataATTGGTAGACTgctagagtccatgatgctgagcaagatccccTAGGTTTCCCGAAATGTCTTAGGATcggtttgtatgaaacttttctttttttgttaccgaaaatgtatagaaatctggtaacaaataAGAAACTATCAGCCTataaatttttatcaaaatcggagacacCAAATGTACAAATTTTTCGGGAATTACTCAGATGAATGGAGAAGACCATTTAAAAACAGGCACTATCCACACTGTATCAGCGTGATATCAAGATTATGTTTCTGCATTTGAGAATTGAGATGTGGAAAGTGTCTTTATATGGAAGTACAGAAGGTTGGTAAAGCAGGAGCAAAGCTTTGCTCGGAATATGTATGAGCACTTTGAGCACAATGcatatatacaacgtgtttccggtatcactcaaaacctcagacaccccaactgatttttatttttttaaactcatctagagtattcatcttttaatctgatggttactttttttaaattgaatttttaattttctgtacagctctacttgacttttagctctacacttaataaaataattgctaactaccatcataaaccataaaactatttatttgtgtacgttactgcaacgacataaggtttaccaatagacagctaagatgtcactgtaaaacactttaaagctttgtcacagtaaacttcaaattggacaggtaatcgcagtaagcaaatttaaacccaatattcaaaatgacaaggttgtaattaggtacgagttcaatttgttatgacttatgataaacattaagattaaactgacaaacaacgtcaaacttgcagcggaaaaaataatcgtccaagtaaccagccagtattaatacccccaaatactgaaaaaggtatacaacctctagcaatgcgatatacacaatgttgtattacgaatagaataggcacataaaaaataactaataatactaagttaaataaaaatattacccccatcaagatgtagctcaatcgattctactctcgattctgaacaaacggttttcaggtttttagtgttaagtgaaacacggtgtatgataTTGTAGTTTAATATTGTACTTActgtagttttatttataactatttTTCTTATGTTTTAGGAACAAAGAAACGAGGAGGGATCTCTGAATCAACATTTAATGTGGACAAATCCCATGctggtaaatatttattttttaatattttttatcttcATAAAATTAGCTAAATCTTTCCAGACTTCTTTTGTTTGAATGTAATTAATAGACAAGATAAACTTTGTGTTTTAGGGAGGAAAAGCAAAGAAGGGTGAATCACTGGTACCtaatatagaatttttgaacaTTGGATCACAACAGTACCAAGACAAAGAGCCTCAAAAGAACTATCTAGATTTCACTGAGTAAGtataattgaattaataacTATTGAAATATCCTATTAGTAGTAGTAATTGAGTATTCAAATAAGTGATTAACATtgtcataaccctccttttgcgttgtCGTAGTCAGGTAAACTTAAGATTGACTTTGTTTACGCCATATTTCAAAATGGCCTCTATCGCTGATTTGAAAGTGGACGTGATGTCTTTCCATAGCATTGAAAGGATTTTGCGGTCGTCTATACGTTAGAGTATTTTgctattatacttatatttgtTATTCCACAGCCCAGTATCACTACTTCAGTATAGCGTTCATCGCTCCGTATCGCGTCCGGCGCGACTGCGAGCGCTACTCCGCAACAACACGGGCCGCATTCTGCTCGCGCTGAGCGACGCACGCACACAGGCCACGCTGGACCACGACCTGCACTACATGCTCACTGGCTGTAAGTGTGCCTGCTGCGGCCCAGTGCCCCTCCTACAGTACAGGCTTCGCATCGCGACTGCGAGCGCTACTCCGCAACAACACGGGCCGCATTCTGCTCGCGCTGAGCGACGCACGCACACAGGCCACGCTGGACCACGACCTGCACTACATGCTCACTGGCTGTAAGTGTGCCTGCTGCGGCCCAGTGTCCCTCCTACAGTACAGGCTCCGCATCGCGACTGCGAGCGCTACTCCGCAACAACACGGGCCGCATTCTGCTCGCGCTGAGCGACGCACGCACACAGGCCATGCTGGACCACGACCTGCACTACATGCTCACTGGCTGTAAGTGTGCCTGCTGATATTACCCAGTGTCCTCCTACAGTACAGGCTCCGCATCGCGACTGCGAGCGTTAAACACTGCTCGGACTGCCGACCAACAACACGAGATAGTGGCCGCATTCTGCTCTGGTTTTGCGCTGAGCGAAATATATAatctaactaactaactagtatggcaCGCAAAGAGGACACAGGCCACGCTGGACCACGACCTGCACTACATGCTCACTGGCTGTAAGTGTGCCTGCTGCGGCCCAGTGTCCCTCCTACAGTACAGGCTCCGCATCGCGACTGCGAGCGCCTCCGCAACAACACGGGCCGCATTCTGCTCGCGCTGAGCGTTACGCACGCACACAGGCCACGCTGGACCACGACCTGCACTACATGCTCACTGGCTGTAAGTGTGCCTGCTGCGGCCCAGTGTCCCTCCTACAGTACAGGCTCCGCATCGCGACTGCGAGCGCTTAACTCGCGCAACAACACGGGCCGCATTCTGCTCGCGCTGCCAGCTCTACTTCCCCTCGACTTTTCCCTAATAAAGCAAGGTCGTCCGCGTACGCACACAGGCCACGCTGGACTTTTCGGACGACCTGCACACTACATGCTCACTGGCTAAGTTCAGACGCAAAGTGTATTTGCATTCACAAGCTgcgtagttactttatacacttttccAGTGTCCCTCcacttaccacaaaatcaaaagatttgagaagcagGCTCCGCATCGCGACTCGAGCGAGCGCTTTTATTACTGAACCGCAACAACACGATGGTCAATGGCCGCATTCTGCACTAAAACCGCGCTGTATCGctgtagttcgaaataccttgcaagaccgattttgacacaaaatgggctttcctgtaaaattacgaAAATTTCGGTGTTATACACAGGCCACGCTGGACCACGACCTGCACTAGTTACATGCTCACTGGCTGTGAAAAGTGTGCCTGCTGCGGCCCAGTGTCCCTCCTACAGTACAGGCTCCGCATCGCGACTGCGAGCGCTACTCCGCAACAACACGGGCCGCATTCTGCTCGCGCTGAGCGACGCACGCACACAGGCCACGCTGGACCACGACCTGCACTACATGCTCACTGGCTGTAAGTGTGCCTGCTGCGGCCCAGTGTCCCTCCTACAGTACAGGCTCCGCATCGCGACTGCGAGCGCTACTCCGCAACAACACGGGCCGCATTCTGCTCGCGCTGAGCGACGCACGCACACAGGCCACGCTGGACCACGACCTGCACTACATGCTCACTGGCTGTAAGTGTGCCTGCTGCGGCCCAGTGTCCCTCCTACAGTACAGGCTCCGCATCGCGACTGCGAGCGCTACTCCGCAACAACACGGGCCGCATTCTGCTCGCGCTGAGCGACGCACGCACACAGGCCACGCTGGACCACGACCTGCACTACATGCTCACTGGCTGTAAGTGTGCCTGCTGCGGCCCACTGTCCCTCCTACAGTACAACGCGAACACAACCCCTTAGCCTGTGGTCGTTCTCACCCGCGGAAGGCGAGAAAGTCCATGTTAGAACATTTTCGAACAGACTATATAGACGCAGCGGACGTCGAGTTAAAACGGCCAGGGCCTAATGAAGATAATATATATGACTAGCTTGTgaacttcgctcgcgttacattcgcaaatttcggaatgctccatacaaacttccacccccttccattttagggaagtggggggttagaaagagacaaaaagtagcctatgtcactctccatcccttcaactgtctccacttaaaaaatcacgtcaattcgtcgctcctttttgccgtgaaagacggacaaacaaacaagacacacacgctttcccatttataatattagtatggagtcgTTGGCTAGAAATGCTTACAACATTATGTTCTCCCTCGACAGGTTTTCTCGACGCGTCACCTCACAGCGAGCTTGAGAAGAGAGACGCACTGCACTGCGTAGCTGTTCTACAACGCACGTTATGCCAACCCATAAGGGCCGCTACTGCATTTCTCGCTCATCTACTGCCTTTGTGGGACGAGACCCACTACTTTAACGAGGTAATCTATATAGACGTTGAACTTTCGTG
This genomic stretch from Leguminivora glycinivorella isolate SPB_JAAS2020 chromosome Z, LegGlyc_1.1, whole genome shotgun sequence harbors:
- the LOC125241670 gene encoding centromere protein I-like produces the protein MSDVHEIIDYIKSLKKGFDKDLFQSKIDELAHAVDTVGLEYEDFHKLFIFWLNLTIPITKWTSIGVCLVPQNSVTEQTVDYALRWLLANAQNQTNFTRIAFLLDWLTVAMDCESVDITALDCGYEVFFSFLTYEVLAAHVLKLVYTLTKPTDVTRMRVLELFDYAKKRESKKSMCRQLQVLLGLFKSYKPECVPEDIPAVPIHTTFKSNITLLTRFKKWQEQRNEEGSLNQHLMWTNPMLGGKAKKGESLVPNIEFLNIGSQQYQDKEPQKNYLDFTDPVSLLQYSVHRSVSRPARLRALLRNNTGRILLALSDARTQATLDHDLHYMLTGCFLDASPHSELEKRDALHCVAVLQRTLCQPIRAATAFLAHLLPLWDETHYFNEILELMEWVEPDPELLQSVLEPIARMFHRAQPVQQCAILRTLAIMYTNLVYASTRRRQYFVSPVMPSDIYKDALSYVASTISTMSGRALQVDPDDHRALYSCISSALRIARAQLSLDPPTLPALPPLPALTLPLLTVSADLLDKMAALILTYKEIMFAMQSNKENRKDQSYTEQKRALKGYTSDIVRCLVDEGTFSGRQTGLVFQRLHPTVVQKLTEYIPESDSALSIRNHLAFAPYMYIQTDALDSSFADNELWFDAVINKEFTHLSTLLNMLGWGRKMVT